In Devosia sp. 1566, a single genomic region encodes these proteins:
- a CDS encoding ABC transporter permease has product MTDQTLSLSRFTLSSLPVWLWSFLGAFLVWVLSFSIAGQGAQGMLVAALSFSVFTVMVGLGQMFVITLGPGNVDLSIPATIGLASAVAMKVMDGQNSLILWGLLAALACGILIGGFNYLLIRLLRIPPIVATLSSSFIIQSVGISYGRGLQIKPPAALSDFTFSRFLGVPVLAIVAIALSVVAGIVLHRTIYGRTVLATGQNMRAARFAGLSVERTRLLTYVLSGALAALCGALLAGFSGGSSLSMGREYLLTSIAVVVLGGTSVAGGRANVPGLWGGALFLFMVSTLLNTAGFGSGLRDVFTGLIIVAAIAITGTRQALR; this is encoded by the coding sequence ATGACCGATCAGACCCTTTCCCTTTCGCGGTTCACCCTAAGCAGTCTGCCGGTCTGGCTCTGGTCATTCCTCGGCGCCTTTCTGGTCTGGGTGCTGTCCTTTTCCATTGCGGGGCAGGGCGCCCAGGGCATGCTCGTCGCCGCCCTGTCCTTCTCGGTGTTCACCGTCATGGTGGGCTTGGGCCAGATGTTCGTCATCACCCTCGGGCCCGGCAATGTCGACCTGTCGATCCCGGCCACCATCGGCCTGGCCAGCGCCGTCGCCATGAAGGTCATGGATGGACAGAACAGCCTTATCCTCTGGGGTCTCCTTGCCGCGCTCGCCTGCGGCATCCTGATCGGTGGCTTCAATTATCTCCTGATCAGGCTCCTCCGTATCCCGCCCATCGTGGCGACCCTGTCCTCGAGCTTCATTATCCAGTCCGTCGGCATCAGCTATGGCCGCGGTCTGCAGATCAAGCCGCCCGCGGCGCTCTCCGATTTTACCTTCTCGCGCTTTCTAGGTGTTCCCGTACTCGCCATCGTCGCCATCGCCCTGTCGGTCGTGGCAGGGATCGTGCTGCACCGCACCATCTATGGCCGCACCGTGCTCGCCACTGGCCAGAACATGCGCGCCGCCCGCTTCGCCGGCCTGTCGGTCGAGCGCACCCGGCTGTTGACCTATGTGCTTTCCGGCGCTCTTGCCGCGCTGTGCGGCGCGCTGTTGGCCGGATTTTCGGGAGGTTCCTCGCTGTCGATGGGCCGCGAATACCTGCTGACCTCAATCGCCGTGGTCGTGCTCGGCGGCACCTCGGTCGCGGGCGGGCGGGCCAATGTCCCTGGGCTCTGGGGCGGTGCCTTGTTCCTGTTCATGGTGTCCACTCTGCTCAACACCGCAGGCTTCGGCTCGGGCTTGCGGGACGTCTTTACCGGTCTGATCATCGTTGCCGCGATCGCCATCACTGGCACGCGTCAGGCGCTCAGGTAA
- a CDS encoding MYG1 family protein, which yields MQPNFLVTHSGGFHADELLSSVVLTRLFPDAQLIRSRAAQWITPAQDRIIYDVGGAYDAAAQIFDHHQRGAPVRDSGEPFSSFGLVWKHYGRDYLRASGIIDANLDEVHASFDSEFVLPVDLMDNGALSASVAGALAELTLPALLDSLKPPFDQADPASEDRAFAEALAIVSRFVEGNVARRAAKLRAEQVVLQAIETAGSGRILELPQGMPYRSAIAKSGADHLLFVVHPRDKDWCLGGIPVVQGEFKLRADLPAAWAGLTNGDLEAVCGVEGASFCHNGRFIAAAKSRDAILAMADLAVREITS from the coding sequence TTGCAGCCGAACTTTCTCGTTACTCACTCCGGTGGCTTTCACGCCGACGAACTCCTGTCCAGCGTCGTTCTGACCCGGCTCTTCCCCGATGCGCAACTAATCCGCTCCCGCGCTGCACAGTGGATTACTCCCGCCCAAGACCGCATCATCTACGATGTTGGCGGCGCCTATGATGCCGCAGCACAGATATTCGATCACCATCAGCGCGGTGCGCCGGTTCGGGACAGCGGCGAGCCGTTCAGCTCCTTTGGCTTGGTCTGGAAGCACTACGGACGCGATTATCTCCGTGCCTCAGGGATCATCGACGCCAATTTGGATGAGGTGCACGCCTCCTTTGACAGCGAATTCGTTCTCCCGGTCGACCTGATGGACAATGGCGCGCTCAGCGCCAGCGTCGCGGGGGCCCTGGCCGAACTAACCCTGCCGGCTTTGCTGGATAGTCTCAAGCCCCCCTTTGATCAGGCCGATCCAGCCAGCGAAGACAGAGCCTTTGCCGAAGCTCTCGCCATCGTCAGCCGGTTTGTTGAGGGCAATGTCGCTCGCAGGGCTGCCAAATTGCGCGCGGAACAAGTGGTTTTGCAGGCCATCGAAACAGCCGGCTCAGGACGGATCCTAGAGCTTCCCCAGGGCATGCCATACCGATCAGCGATCGCGAAATCAGGTGCCGACCACCTGCTCTTTGTGGTCCATCCCCGCGACAAGGATTGGTGCCTGGGCGGCATTCCGGTCGTGCAAGGCGAATTCAAGCTCCGCGCGGATCTTCCCGCCGCATGGGCAGGCTTGACCAATGGCGATCTCGAGGCCGTCTGCGGCGTCGAGGGCGCGAGCTTCTGCCACAATGGGCGGTTCATCGCGGCGGCAAAGTCTCGCGACGCCATCCTGGCCATGGCCGACTTGGCTGTTCGAGAAATTACCTCCTGA
- a CDS encoding YMGG-like glycine zipper-containing protein, which translates to MKKIAPIALVLVGAMSLTACTTTERTVAGAAIGAGAGAVVGGAVAGTPGAVVGGVAGGATGAVIGRNSR; encoded by the coding sequence ATGAAGAAGATTGCACCTATTGCCTTGGTCCTTGTTGGGGCCATGTCCCTTACTGCGTGCACCACCACTGAGCGTACTGTCGCTGGCGCTGCGATTGGCGCTGGCGCTGGCGCAGTTGTCGGCGGCGCGGTCGCTGGCACGCCCGGCGCCGTTGTCGGTGGCGTCGCCGGTGGCGCGACGGGCGCCGTCATTGGCCGGAACTCCCGATAG
- a CDS encoding septal ring lytic transglycosylase RlpA family protein → MAPQAFAKDSTLSGVASWYGPGFHGRTTANGEKYNMHQLTAAHKSLKFGTKVRVTNKKNGKSVIVRINDRGPYVGSRIIDLSKGAAQAIGMIGSGTASVTVEILA, encoded by the coding sequence ATGGCTCCACAAGCTTTCGCCAAGGACAGCACCTTGTCGGGTGTGGCTTCCTGGTATGGCCCCGGCTTTCACGGGCGCACCACGGCCAATGGTGAGAAGTACAATATGCACCAGCTCACCGCGGCTCACAAATCCCTCAAGTTCGGCACCAAGGTTCGTGTGACCAACAAGAAGAACGGCAAGTCCGTCATCGTGCGGATCAATGATCGTGGACCTTACGTCGGCAGCCGGATCATCGACCTTTCCAAAGGCGCTGCCCAGGCCATCGGCATGATCGGCTCCGGGACCGCGTCGGTCACTGTAGAAATACTCGCATAA
- a CDS encoding ABC transporter substrate-binding protein, with protein sequence MKRSLILLTAVLASTSLTGIAHAETSGKRIALSNNYAGNSWRQAMLESWEKVTSQAVADGIVAAVDTFTTADQEVPTQAAQVQNLILQGYDAIVINAASPDALNGAVKAACDAGIVVVSFDGTVSEPCAWRVAVDYKQLGQQQLDYLAGRLPEGGNLLEIRGLAGTSIDNLIHEGIADGVKAHPNFTIVGEATGNWDQATAQRAVSTVLPSLPEIDAIVTQGGDGYGAAQAFRAAGRDVPIIIMGNRQDELAWWQEQRDANGYETWSGTIAPGISTLAFWVAQQILDGKEIPKDVTVPYLTVTQETLDEAVANTPVGGVANKEYSQEEAIQAIADNL encoded by the coding sequence ATGAAGCGTTCACTGATTCTGCTGACTGCAGTTCTGGCATCGACCAGCCTGACCGGCATCGCGCATGCCGAAACATCGGGCAAGCGCATTGCCCTGTCCAACAACTATGCCGGTAATTCCTGGCGTCAGGCCATGCTCGAAAGCTGGGAGAAGGTGACGAGCCAGGCGGTTGCCGACGGGATCGTCGCGGCCGTCGACACCTTCACCACCGCCGATCAGGAAGTGCCCACCCAGGCCGCCCAGGTCCAAAACCTGATCCTGCAGGGCTACGACGCCATCGTCATCAATGCCGCCTCCCCCGACGCCCTGAACGGCGCCGTCAAGGCCGCCTGCGACGCCGGTATCGTTGTTGTCTCGTTTGATGGCACTGTGTCCGAGCCTTGCGCGTGGCGCGTGGCGGTCGACTACAAGCAGCTCGGCCAGCAGCAGCTCGACTATCTCGCCGGCCGTCTTCCCGAAGGCGGTAATCTCCTGGAAATCCGTGGTCTTGCCGGCACTTCCATTGATAACCTCATTCATGAAGGTATCGCCGACGGCGTCAAGGCTCATCCAAACTTCACCATTGTGGGTGAAGCTACCGGCAACTGGGATCAGGCCACGGCCCAGCGCGCTGTGTCGACCGTGCTGCCCTCGCTGCCCGAGATCGATGCCATCGTCACCCAGGGCGGCGACGGCTATGGCGCGGCTCAGGCCTTCCGTGCTGCCGGCCGTGATGTGCCGATCATCATCATGGGCAACCGTCAGGACGAGCTGGCCTGGTGGCAGGAGCAGCGCGATGCCAATGGTTACGAGACCTGGTCCGGCACCATCGCGCCCGGCATCTCGACGCTCGCCTTCTGGGTTGCCCAGCAGATCCTTGACGGCAAGGAAATCCCCAAGGACGTGACCGTTCCCTACCTGACCGTCACCCAGGAAACGCTGGATGAAGCTGTTGCCAACACGCCGGTCGGCGGCGTTGCCAACAAGGAATACTCGCAAGAGGAAGCCATCCAGGCCATCGCAGACAACCTCTAG
- a CDS encoding GntR family transcriptional regulator, with translation MPGVVLQDAPSERTIMPAADKTLDKTSLAEQAYNHIRNLVLDQAVEPGEVIGIDVIASKLGVSQTPIREALARLEGDRLVVRLRNGRYKAAPAMSLLDYAHLFQTRLLLEPAAAALAAQHRTEQTIATLEQSIKGINSAGRGPRSQLFVNFVDADALFHQTIAADCGNMFITGALAQLQANHRIGPLYRNRGVVDADAVIAEHTKICAAIRAGDAKGAEDAMRHHIERARDVILAWVEDAPATQDSTKKG, from the coding sequence GTGCCTGGCGTCGTGCTGCAGGACGCGCCATCGGAAAGGACGATTATGCCGGCGGCGGACAAGACCCTCGACAAGACCAGCCTGGCCGAGCAGGCCTATAATCACATTCGCAACCTGGTGCTCGACCAAGCCGTCGAGCCCGGTGAGGTGATCGGCATCGATGTGATCGCGAGCAAGCTGGGCGTGTCCCAGACCCCAATCCGCGAAGCCCTGGCGCGCCTCGAAGGGGACCGGCTCGTCGTACGGCTGCGCAATGGGCGCTACAAGGCGGCGCCCGCCATGTCCCTGCTCGACTACGCGCATCTGTTTCAAACGCGCTTGCTGCTGGAGCCTGCGGCCGCGGCTCTCGCGGCGCAGCATCGTACCGAGCAGACCATTGCGACGCTCGAGCAGTCGATCAAGGGAATCAACTCGGCCGGACGGGGCCCACGCAGCCAGCTGTTCGTGAACTTCGTGGACGCAGATGCCCTGTTCCACCAAACCATTGCCGCCGATTGCGGCAATATGTTCATCACAGGGGCCCTGGCCCAGTTGCAAGCCAATCATCGTATTGGCCCGCTTTATCGCAATCGTGGCGTGGTCGATGCCGATGCGGTGATTGCCGAACATACAAAGATCTGTGCCGCTATTCGTGCTGGCGATGCCAAGGGCGCCGAAGACGCCATGCGGCATCACATAGAGCGGGCACGCGACGTCATCCTGGCCTGGGTGGAGGATGCCCCGGCCACGCAGGATAGCACCAAAAAAGGGTAG
- a CDS encoding LacI family DNA-binding transcriptional regulator, whose protein sequence is MGENGRSYRAVTLKDVAAAAGVSAITASRALRTPDIVSGLALARVKEAVASLGYTPNQAARALASATTSTIGVIIPSLTNQVFAEVLRGIFDAAEGTAYQVQLGNSRYTNRKEEELLRLFGAQRPAGLVVAGIDQSELARAMLDSFGCPVVQIMDIGASPIDMMIGFDHREGGRAAARHLLEKGYRRIGFIGARMDPRAQRRLEGYRDVLQAVDLFDERLIYTSPHPSSVTRGAEMLADFLELVPDADAVFCNNDDMALGALFECQRRHIRVPSQFGIMGYNDLEYAAASAPSVSSIRTPRYEMGRQAIDMIIAAANGERPVPAVVNLGFELKARDSTDRQIRD, encoded by the coding sequence ATGGGGGAAAATGGCAGAAGTTACAGAGCGGTAACGCTCAAGGATGTCGCGGCCGCTGCTGGTGTAAGCGCTATCACCGCATCTCGCGCTTTGCGGACGCCTGACATAGTGTCCGGGCTTGCTTTGGCGAGGGTAAAAGAGGCCGTTGCGAGTCTCGGCTATACACCTAACCAGGCAGCCCGCGCGCTCGCATCCGCGACCACCTCGACCATCGGGGTGATCATCCCATCCCTGACCAACCAGGTCTTTGCGGAGGTGCTGCGGGGCATTTTCGACGCGGCGGAAGGCACAGCTTACCAAGTGCAGCTGGGCAATTCGCGTTATACGAACCGCAAGGAAGAAGAGCTTCTGCGCTTGTTTGGTGCACAGCGTCCCGCGGGGCTCGTGGTAGCGGGAATCGATCAAAGCGAATTGGCGCGTGCCATGCTCGACAGCTTCGGCTGTCCGGTGGTGCAGATCATGGACATCGGCGCCAGCCCAATCGACATGATGATCGGGTTTGACCACCGGGAAGGCGGGCGCGCCGCGGCGCGGCACCTGCTGGAGAAAGGTTATCGGCGTATCGGTTTCATTGGAGCCCGTATGGACCCGCGCGCGCAACGGCGGCTGGAGGGATATCGGGACGTTTTGCAAGCTGTCGATCTGTTTGACGAAAGGCTGATCTATACCAGCCCGCACCCATCTTCGGTCACCCGAGGCGCGGAGATGCTCGCCGATTTTCTTGAACTGGTGCCGGATGCAGATGCCGTATTCTGCAACAATGATGACATGGCCCTGGGCGCCCTTTTCGAGTGCCAGCGGCGACATATCCGCGTACCGAGCCAATTCGGCATTATGGGCTATAACGACCTGGAATATGCTGCAGCGAGCGCGCCGAGCGTGTCATCGATCCGCACGCCGCGCTACGAAATGGGGCGCCAGGCGATCGACATGATCATCGCCGCCGCCAATGGCGAGCGCCCTGTGCCCGCGGTGGTGAACCTTGGTTTCGAGCTCAAGGCGAGAGACAGTACGGATCGTCAGATTCGCGACTGA
- a CDS encoding 4-oxalocrotonate tautomerase family protein: MPFINIRLVREVIADDPEGKKAQIARKVSDAVTEATGLAPEDVWVVFEEVAARDWYVGPTNVHTRRNLG; encoded by the coding sequence ATGCCGTTCATCAACATCCGACTGGTCCGGGAAGTCATCGCCGATGACCCCGAAGGCAAGAAGGCCCAGATCGCGCGCAAGGTGAGCGATGCGGTAACCGAGGCGACGGGGCTGGCGCCCGAAGATGTCTGGGTGGTGTTCGAAGAGGTTGCGGCGCGCGACTGGTATGTCGGCCCCACCAATGTCCATACCCGGCGAAATCTCGGCTAG
- a CDS encoding S1C family serine protease, producing the protein MTNKFRTSIVSLRAMVPETAFTASTLGTIREGSGVVINTTGLVLTIGYLITEAEEVWLTTHDGRVVYAHVLGIDQQTGFGLVQALGELDLPALTLGSSGATKLGDIGTIIDGEGSEVLTEIVAKQEFAGYWEYLLDEAIFTAPFHPSWGGAALVDPQGQLIGLGSLRLQMLQLGRTTDINMFVPIDLLKDILDDLVNLGRSRNEPRPWLGVFTAEQNNEVIVMSVAEHGPAADAGLKSGDIISELDGHAINGLSDFYRKLWTTSPVGSEFALRLVRDGRDNWVRVKTADRNSFLQKPQLQ; encoded by the coding sequence ATGACCAACAAGTTCCGAACCTCCATTGTGTCCCTCAGGGCGATGGTGCCCGAAACGGCATTCACCGCCTCGACCCTGGGTACGATCCGCGAAGGCAGCGGCGTCGTCATCAACACCACCGGCCTGGTCCTGACCATCGGATATCTCATCACCGAGGCTGAGGAAGTATGGCTAACCACGCATGACGGGCGGGTTGTCTACGCCCATGTGCTCGGCATCGACCAGCAAACCGGATTTGGCCTCGTCCAGGCTTTGGGAGAACTGGATCTCCCTGCCCTTACCCTTGGCAGTTCCGGAGCCACCAAGTTGGGCGATATCGGCACTATCATTGATGGGGAAGGCAGTGAGGTGCTGACCGAGATAGTCGCCAAGCAGGAATTCGCCGGTTACTGGGAATATCTGCTTGATGAGGCGATCTTTACCGCCCCATTCCACCCTTCCTGGGGCGGGGCTGCGCTGGTGGATCCGCAGGGTCAGCTGATCGGACTGGGTTCGCTGCGCCTGCAGATGCTGCAACTCGGGCGCACCACGGACATCAATATGTTCGTGCCGATCGATTTGTTGAAGGACATCCTTGATGACCTCGTCAACCTCGGGCGGTCGCGGAACGAGCCTCGCCCGTGGCTAGGCGTGTTCACGGCCGAGCAGAACAACGAGGTGATCGTGATGAGCGTCGCCGAGCACGGCCCCGCTGCAGACGCGGGGCTCAAGAGCGGGGACATCATCAGTGAGCTCGACGGCCATGCTATCAATGGCCTGAGTGATTTTTACCGCAAGCTTTGGACCACGTCGCCGGTGGGCTCCGAGTTCGCCTTGCGCCTGGTCCGAGACGGAAGAGACAATTGGGTCCGGGTAAAAACCGCGGACCGCAACAGCTTCCTGCAAAAGCCGCAACTGCAGTAA
- a CDS encoding sugar ABC transporter ATP-binding protein, whose protein sequence is MTAPNGSAIELAGVSRSFGAVRALSDVNLLIAGGQCLGLVGHNGAGKSTLMHVLAGTLRPDQGRIQVGGQQYDQISVHLAQTLGLRCVFQELSLCPNLTVAENTRILHPSIKGWGWRKKAGALISAMLERIFPGHDISPDTVVSDLSIGRRQMVEIARAFTVSEGVLRLVILDEPTSSLDATTSRQLLEFVRKEVQSGVSCILISHMLGEILDYSDQIAVMKNGQLVASGPVANFSRDSLVDLMSGGEHPDRAARERSIRSLADAPIAVKAERAGRGLPFVARRGEVIGLAGLSGHGQTEFLVQVFEAARARKPEITVTGAVSFVAGDRQADGIFPLWSIADNIAVGSLPVLRNGLLLSGAKERELSSRWGRTMAIKAPSLDDEILSLSGGNQQKALFARALSTTSAVVLMDDPMRGVDIGTKLEVYDIIAEQAAGGRTFLWYTTEFEELEYCDRVYVFQNGRIVGELQGADITEASVIGSSFKDKDAA, encoded by the coding sequence ATGACCGCGCCAAACGGATCGGCAATTGAGCTGGCGGGTGTTTCCCGCTCCTTTGGCGCGGTGCGCGCCCTGTCCGACGTCAACTTGTTGATTGCCGGGGGCCAGTGCCTCGGACTTGTCGGCCATAACGGCGCCGGCAAGTCGACCTTGATGCATGTCCTTGCCGGCACGCTGCGACCCGATCAGGGCCGCATCCAGGTCGGCGGGCAGCAATACGACCAGATTTCGGTGCACCTGGCGCAAACCCTCGGGCTGCGCTGCGTGTTTCAGGAACTGTCCTTGTGCCCCAACCTCACAGTGGCGGAGAACACCCGCATCCTCCATCCTTCCATCAAGGGCTGGGGCTGGCGCAAAAAGGCCGGTGCGCTGATCAGCGCCATGCTGGAGCGCATTTTTCCCGGCCACGACATTTCGCCCGACACCGTAGTCTCCGACCTATCCATCGGCCGCCGCCAGATGGTCGAGATCGCTCGAGCCTTCACCGTCAGCGAAGGCGTGCTGCGCCTCGTGATCCTCGATGAACCGACATCCTCGCTTGATGCGACCACGTCGCGCCAGTTACTGGAGTTCGTGCGCAAGGAGGTCCAGAGCGGGGTCTCGTGCATCCTCATCTCGCATATGCTGGGCGAAATCCTCGACTACTCCGACCAGATCGCGGTGATGAAGAATGGCCAGCTCGTAGCTTCCGGCCCGGTCGCCAACTTCTCGCGCGACAGCCTCGTCGATCTGATGAGCGGCGGCGAGCATCCTGACCGCGCCGCGCGCGAGCGCTCGATCCGCTCCCTCGCCGACGCTCCCATTGCCGTCAAGGCTGAACGGGCGGGCAGGGGGCTACCCTTCGTTGCCCGGCGCGGCGAGGTCATCGGCCTTGCTGGCTTGTCCGGGCATGGTCAGACCGAATTCCTGGTGCAGGTCTTTGAAGCGGCCCGCGCCCGCAAGCCCGAAATCACCGTCACGGGCGCGGTGTCCTTCGTCGCCGGCGACCGGCAAGCCGATGGCATCTTCCCGCTCTGGTCCATCGCCGACAACATCGCGGTCGGCTCGCTGCCGGTGCTCCGCAACGGCCTGCTTCTGTCAGGCGCCAAGGAGCGGGAGCTTTCGAGCCGCTGGGGCCGAACCATGGCGATCAAGGCACCCTCGCTTGACGACGAAATTCTCTCCCTATCCGGCGGCAACCAGCAAAAAGCGCTCTTTGCCCGGGCGCTCTCGACCACATCCGCCGTGGTGCTGATGGACGATCCCATGCGCGGCGTCGATATCGGCACCAAGCTCGAGGTCTATGACATCATTGCCGAGCAGGCAGCGGGCGGCCGAACCTTCCTTTGGTACACCACCGAGTTCGAAGAGCTCGAATATTGCGACCGCGTCTACGTGTTCCAGAACGGGCGCATCGTGGGCGAACTGCAGGGCGCTGACATTACCGAGGCCAGCGTGATTGGCTCCTCGTTCAAGGACAAGGACGCGGCATGA
- a CDS encoding TRAP transporter small permease gives MRRLTSGIGRIIEVSLVLLLAGMAAMIFLNVVLRYGFNSGLVISEEMSRFFFVWLTFIGAVLAFSENGHLGVETLVRRFGRRGRIICMALTNILILFCVVVLFWGTWMQAPINASMRSPVAGMPLAYVFGVTFFTAAGIGVIAIWRLFRIFTGRVTEGEIAQFVGDYESIDSLLERGE, from the coding sequence ATGAGGCGGCTCACTTCGGGCATCGGCAGGATCATCGAAGTATCCCTTGTGCTGCTGCTTGCAGGCATGGCGGCCATGATCTTTCTCAATGTCGTGCTTCGCTACGGATTTAATTCCGGCCTGGTCATTTCCGAGGAAATGAGCCGGTTCTTTTTTGTCTGGCTCACCTTTATCGGGGCCGTGTTGGCCTTCAGTGAGAATGGTCATCTGGGTGTCGAAACGCTGGTTCGTCGGTTCGGCCGCCGTGGCCGCATCATCTGCATGGCGCTGACCAACATCCTCATCCTGTTTTGCGTGGTGGTTCTGTTCTGGGGCACCTGGATGCAGGCGCCGATCAACGCCTCCATGCGTTCGCCAGTCGCTGGCATGCCCCTGGCCTATGTGTTCGGTGTCACCTTCTTTACCGCGGCCGGCATTGGTGTGATCGCGATCTGGCGGTTGTTCCGAATTTTCACCGGCCGGGTGACCGAAGGCGAGATCGCCCAGTTCGTGGGTGACTACGAGAGTATCGACAGCTTGCTGGAGCGCGGCGAATGA
- a CDS encoding SMP-30/gluconolactonase/LRE family protein yields the protein MAASDYEVLDERFARLPCTTANVHKLYQGCHWAEGPAYFPAGRYLVWSDAPNNRMLRYDEASDAVSVFRQPANNSNGNTVDRQGRLVTCEHGTRRVTRTEHDGSITVLADKFNGKRLNSPNDVVVKSDGSIWFTDPTYGIDSDYEGNKAESEIGASNVYRIDPASGALTIVCDDFVKPNGLAFSPDEKLLYVVDTGRTHGPQNPAHMRVFEVGENGTLSGGRVFADCTAGLFDGFRLDTAGRIWTSAADGVHVYDPDGTLIGKVRIPEVVANVCFGGPKRDRLFICATTTLYSVRLFVNGAKTF from the coding sequence TTGGCTGCATCGGATTATGAAGTTCTGGACGAACGCTTTGCGCGCCTGCCGTGCACCACGGCCAACGTCCACAAGCTTTATCAAGGCTGCCATTGGGCCGAAGGTCCCGCATACTTCCCGGCCGGGCGCTACCTCGTCTGGTCCGACGCGCCCAACAACCGCATGCTGCGCTATGATGAGGCCAGCGACGCCGTCAGCGTCTTCCGCCAGCCCGCCAACAACAGCAACGGCAACACCGTTGACCGCCAGGGTCGCCTTGTTACCTGCGAACATGGCACCCGCCGCGTCACCCGCACCGAGCATGACGGCTCCATCACGGTCCTTGCCGACAAGTTCAACGGCAAGCGGCTGAACAGCCCCAATGACGTGGTGGTCAAGTCAGACGGCTCGATCTGGTTCACCGACCCGACCTATGGCATCGATTCTGACTACGAGGGCAACAAGGCCGAAAGCGAGATCGGCGCGTCCAATGTCTACCGGATCGATCCCGCTTCCGGCGCGCTCACCATTGTCTGTGATGACTTCGTCAAGCCAAATGGCCTTGCGTTCTCGCCCGATGAAAAGTTGCTTTACGTCGTTGACACCGGCCGCACCCACGGTCCGCAGAACCCGGCCCATATGCGCGTCTTCGAGGTCGGCGAGAATGGCACGCTCTCAGGCGGTCGGGTGTTCGCGGATTGCACGGCCGGGCTGTTCGACGGCTTCCGCCTCGATACGGCAGGCCGCATCTGGACCTCGGCTGCCGATGGCGTGCACGTTTATGATCCCGATGGCACGCTGATCGGCAAGGTGCGCATTCCCGAAGTCGTCGCCAATGTATGCTTTGGCGGACCCAAGCGGGACCGACTTTTTATCTGCGCCACGACGACACTGTATTCCGTGCGCCTGTTCGTTAACGGCGCGAAGACCTTCTGA
- a CDS encoding ABC transporter permease — protein MTTDISTTARGQNLAASSRQRLLRGALPAVSLVIVLAAIWYFNPRAISYFGLNLMLNLAIPVALATIAQMCVMATNELDLSIGAFVGFVACVTATYMPEAPLLAALMLAGGVLVYMLAAIIIHLRNVPSIVVTLGLSFFWAGLALLIRPTPGGSAPGFLRDFMALQPPFIPMPVLLAIVIGVVVHLILMRSSYGAVLRGVGGNARAVHRAGWSILKAKVAMFALAGVFGILAGMTLVGVSSSADANMATGYTLLSIAGAVIGGAEFVGGRISPIGAVIGALVLQLASSALNFFQVPFLPGGRIPQEWQVGAQGMFLIIILAARVLISKAEK, from the coding sequence ATGACCACCGATATCTCGACCACGGCACGCGGCCAGAACCTGGCTGCGTCCTCCCGTCAGCGCCTGCTGCGCGGCGCCCTGCCGGCGGTCTCGCTCGTCATCGTGCTTGCCGCGATCTGGTACTTCAATCCCCGGGCGATCAGCTACTTCGGCCTCAACCTGATGCTGAACCTGGCCATTCCCGTCGCTCTGGCCACCATCGCCCAGATGTGCGTCATGGCCACCAACGAGCTCGATCTGTCGATCGGTGCCTTTGTCGGCTTCGTCGCCTGCGTCACCGCCACCTATATGCCCGAAGCGCCGCTGCTTGCCGCGCTGATGCTGGCCGGCGGCGTGCTGGTTTACATGCTGGCGGCCATCATCATCCACTTGCGCAACGTCCCCTCCATCGTCGTGACCCTGGGCCTGAGCTTTTTCTGGGCGGGCCTCGCCCTCTTGATCCGCCCGACACCCGGCGGCTCCGCCCCCGGCTTTCTGCGCGACTTCATGGCCCTCCAGCCCCCGTTCATCCCAATGCCAGTCCTGCTGGCGATCGTGATTGGGGTGGTCGTACACCTCATCCTGATGCGCTCCTCCTATGGCGCGGTGCTGCGCGGCGTTGGCGGCAATGCCCGCGCGGTCCATCGTGCCGGCTGGTCCATCCTCAAGGCCAAGGTCGCCATGTTTGCCCTGGCCGGTGTCTTCGGCATTCTGGCCGGCATGACGCTCGTCGGCGTGTCCTCCAGCGCCGACGCCAATATGGCCACCGGCTACACCTTGCTCTCCATCGCCGGAGCGGTGATCGGCGGCGCCGAGTTCGTTGGCGGTCGCATCTCGCCCATCGGCGCGGTAATCGGAGCCCTGGTGCTGCAACTGGCCTCCTCGGCGCTGAACTTCTTCCAGGTGCCGTTCCTGCCCGGCGGCCGCATTCCGCAGGAATGGCAGGTCGGCGCCCAAGGCATGTTCCTGATCATCATCCTCGCCGCTCGCGTGCTCATCAGCAAAGCTGAAAAATGA